Proteins encoded by one window of Blautia luti:
- a CDS encoding Mu transposase domain-containing protein: MNGFEKYDKPRMNQLPDESYTLCDYKYFLKVPDNYHLEYDAHYYSVLYTYKGKPAILKATMTEIRICDEYNRLICRHPRSYRDFPLYITDDSHMPPEHLYYKEVNAHDGAYYRRWASVYGESMVTLIDRILRSSKHEEQAYNSCAGVLHSCKDVPHRLVQEAAEKCVEANACKYSYFKKVLSMVQNNHSSSAINGTGKLPSHTNIRGKEAYK, from the coding sequence ATGAATGGATTTGAAAAGTACGACAAACCGCGTATGAACCAACTTCCAGACGAAAGTTATACGCTTTGTGATTATAAATACTTTCTTAAAGTTCCAGATAATTACCACCTTGAATATGATGCCCACTACTATTCTGTATTGTATACCTATAAAGGGAAGCCTGCAATTCTTAAGGCTACAATGACGGAGATACGGATCTGTGATGAGTATAACCGGCTGATCTGCCGCCATCCAAGATCTTACCGTGATTTTCCTCTTTACATTACAGATGACAGTCATATGCCTCCAGAACACCTATATTACAAAGAAGTGAATGCACATGACGGAGCTTATTACAGACGATGGGCATCTGTTTATGGAGAATCTATGGTAACTCTTATTGACAGGATACTCCGCAGTTCCAAGCATGAGGAACAGGCATACAACAGCTGTGCCGGTGTACTCCATTCCTGTAAAGATGTTCCTCACAGGCTGGTTCAGGAGGCTGCTGAGAAATGCGTAGAAGCCAATGCCTGCAAGTATTCTTATTTCAAGAAAGTACTTAGCATGGTTCAGAATAATCATTCCAGCAGTGCTATAAACGGAACCGGAAAACTTCCTTCCCATACAAACATCCGTGGAAAGGAGGCATACAAATGA